TTGGGTTAACAATAAACATAAGGTTCATTATATTATAGAAAAACATTAGTTTGCTTGAAAAGTAATGGAATTTTTAAACCTTAGATTAACAACAAGGATAATGTTAACTATATTTTACAAGTACATGGGTACAATGTGGAAGATTTTAAATGTATGAGTGCACTGTAGTAATCATTCTACAAAGAAATACAGGGGTACCACCGTACCATGTAGAAAAATCCAATTTTTTTAGCCATGGTTTAGTTTTCTGTTACCTTCtaattggttttttttattatttaattaatagggAATTAATAAACTGTTccattaaaaaatataaatcttAAGGTCAATCATGTTTTGGAGTATCTGAACTCATTTATAGTTCActaaagtaaataaataaaaaagagcCCGCCCTATTAAAGTccacaaaattaattaaagaaaGAAAGCACATTTCCCATCATTCTTTGTCATCCCAAATtctgttattatatttaatatgaAAAAAAATAACTCACCTACCCCAGCACGTGAAAAAGAAATTGGATCTCTCTCCAAACAACAATGGAGGTCTTGTCCTTCTCTACTCTGCTTTCTGTTTCTTCTTCTACTAAAGATCCGGTGACTCGCCAGTGGTATTGCTAGGTCTCATGCGAATCAAAGCTTACACTGGTAAACAGACCGAGCTGTTTTAAAAAATGCCATACAAACTGGGAAGTCTCAGTTCGGCAGATTCAAAATCCATAACGATACTCCCGCATCGTTACAAGATACCATATGTTTACACCTTGAATGGAACTGGATTTCTTCTTTCTTCTGTTTATCATCCCGAATTTGATGCGTAGAAAGAAATATTGAAAAGATGCCTGGAAACATATTTGAGGTGTATTAGTGGAGAAAAGCTAAAGAATGGTCTTTGTGGCTTCCCCTAGCTAAATGGTGGTATATCACCCATTTTCATTCGGTTAACCCCTTATGAAGTAGTCTACAACCAACCAGCACCCTACATTTTCCCTATTTGACAGGCGAATCATCAGTTGTGGATTCGAAGCATGATTAAAAGAGAAAATTATGCGGACGTTGGTGAAATTTCATCTAACATGAGCTCGGTCAAGAATGAAGTGAATGAAGTCACAAATTGataagaaaagaacaaatagaaGTTTTGAGATTGGGGACTCGGTTCTATTGAAACTCTAACCGTACATAGGTGCAAGGCCCGAACCAATCACAAGCTATCTAACTGTTGTGTACTATGGTCCATTCAAGATAAAGTCAAGGATGGGAAAGGTAGCATACAAGCTTAGACTTCCTGTTGTTCCAAGATAGATGATGTTTTTATGTGTCTTAGTTGAAGAAATTTCTAGGGTCTTTTCCTATGGCTACTCATTTACCAATTTGGTTACAAGGACAGGTTGATGGTCCGATAATCAAACCTGAAGCAATTCTGAGTTGGAGAGTTGAGAAGTTTCCTGAATAAACTCAGTTCAGTATTTAGTTTGAGGAACTTTAGTTTGATTGTACTCCTAAGACTTGAGTCGAATCTTTTTCAAAGGAGGGTGGTATGATAAGGGTCAATGAGGATAATTGACAATAGTTGACTTTTGTAATTAAATGTAGTTTTGGCTGGAAATCTGTTAACAGGCTCCCAACAGAATTTGTTGCAGGACGCTGCCACATTCTGCGGTCCGGACGTTGGTTCGCGGAAACCGATGACCCATAGTATTAAACCTGGATCTAGAAACAAAAGGTCCACTATGCGAAAGTTTTTCTTGGTATCTTAGGGAATTTTCTCGTGAGCTTGAGTCGAGTAAATTGGTGGGCATTTTGTCGCCCATGAATGTTCATTTTCCGGTGACTTTGTTGGCGGCGGTCGAAGTGAAGTTTTTAGAAGTCTACGATTGTTCTTctgttttttaaataaaaatttaattaattgtgGAATGGGTAGTTGGAATCTCGGGAAAAGATAAAGTAGTAAAGTAACACGTGACGAATACCTACTGCCAAAATTTaccatttattattttatttttgtttgtcTTGTCTACGAGTACCCTTGtctttttccttttcccttCTTTACAGGCTTATCTTTATCAAATTTTTCTTAACATTTGATATTTCCTTAGCATATTTTTAAATCAGATTATTTTTCacggtattttaaaaataaatattaaaccCATTGTTTCGGTTCTCTGGAGGCCGCATTCCGCTTTCCTTTCCATGTCCCGCGTTCCATGTAACATTGGCGTGTCATTCTGTTTTGCTTAGCTGGTTTTAGGCTACGATTCTGTTAAGCTTTGATGTTGTATAAATACTCTCAGTTTTATAATTGTAAGCATCATCAAAGAAATGAAATAAAGCATTCTTTGTCATCCCAAATTctgttttctctctctctctctctcttatcaGAATTCTGTTTCTGTTCTTTAGTTGACAAGAGAGGGTGCCTCTCCTGTAACAACGGTCCAGTAATTCCATCTTCAAATCTTTTATTGAAAAAAGTACTAGGAAAATGAAATCAAAACAAGTTTCACAGCACAACGATAGAAGTGGAGATTTTGTCAGATTTATGCTTTATTCTCAAGGCTTAGAGGAGAGACAAATGAGTGTGTTTTTATATGGCTTTATTTCCGGTCACCCGTCACATCCCGCAGCAGATTCCTATTGTTGTCGACGGAGGAAAATAATGAGGCAAATTGGACAAGGTGGTGTAGCTGTCATATGTTGCAAGGGATACGGAGGAGCTTCtttcttaaatataaataaaaaaaggtaGCTAATCATGACTTGATAATCCATCTCAAGTAGGCCACTGGATCATTTTTTGAAGAAACCTTAGGATAAACCATAGGTGGGATTAATGATTATTATGACAGGAAGATATGCAACAATTTGGATTATTCATGACAATGACATTTTAAATCCTTTTTCGCTTGTGTATGGTGGGGGGATGTAGTAGTTATCGAAAGGAGAGAATTTGATATTTGGCATACATAGTAAATGTGCAATAATAGTAACTCGCAATGACTTAAATAACCTATTTTCCTTTTTACAGGGTTGGTCTTATTCTATGGACAATACTAGCTCAGTTGGCTGATATTTCATCTTTGTGTTTTGAATAAATTATTTTTGGGTTACAACTAAAAGTTTATTAACGTCCCCTTGTTCTCACTTCTCCCACTTGCTCCTCTCTCACAACATTAATCTCTCTATTTCTGTTATCATATTTTTGAAAATCACTGTTCCATATGTTACATTTTGTAGTTATTGACTTCTCCATTGTTCTCCCCTCTGCTCCTCTGTCACTTATTATTGTAAAGAGCGCTGCTTCCTTACTTTTCATGAAAATCACTTGCATATTTGATTTTCTGTCACTCAAGTTATTGGCAGTTGGAATCTCTCCCCCTTCCCCATCAACATAGTTGGTACATTTTAGAATGACAATATCAACTGACTGCCATGGCCTGAGCTTGAGTTCTATGATCTTGAAGTATACAATTGTTGGTTTTAGCATAGCTATGATTGTGTTTTGGCCCATTTTTGTTTTCCTGTCCTCTCAGCTAATTGTTACTATGTCAAAATCCTGTGAGACGCAGCTTTTGTCAATACCCCCCTCGTTGCATTTTATTCATTGCTTCAGAAGGCTTATGATTATTCATAGCGCGTAATCAAAATAGTCCTGATGTTTTGCTGTACTAAGCATATTTCTTGGTAGTAGAATGTGAATTTACATGCAAGGAACCATTGTTATTCAGGCGTATAACTAATGTGTAAGATTGAATGTGTATGTCTGTTTGCATACTACAGAGTTCTGTATCAATGGCATACTACAGTGTTGAAATATTTTTTGTTGACAATTTTGCAATTCTTTTCTGTTGTTACTTTTGTTGTCGTTGCGGTTTTCTGTTAAAGAGATAAAACGTATTCGTGATATAAAGAAGTTGCAATCATATATGTAGATGCATAAGCAATGTGGAGCTCTtattatgtttattcgtacTTTCAACAATGGAAACTCTGAAGATAGAGTTATATGGTTCCTGTGTAATTGTTTATGCAGTACTGAGAGGAACATAATACTCCGTATGAATTGTTATTCTAATTGAATTTCCAGCTCTTTAGAGATTACACTGAAAGGAGTTATTGAGTTGATCTTATACTTGCTGACTATAATATACGAAGTTCATGTTTTTCATGCTCTGGCCAGTTTCCAATATTTTATGGAAATCTTTGCTTTTTGAGTTCTTTCTATGCTTAAATTATCTCCCTTCTTAATGCAGTCACTATGCAAATTCAGCGTGCTGCTCCTCTTGACTTGCAGTGCAAAGACAAATTCTTAATTCAATGCACTGCTGTTTCAAGCGGGACTGCAGAGGAAGCCATTACATCTGACTTGGTAAGATTGTTCTTGCAAAGTTTCGGAAGATCAATAACTGAAGGTTTTTAAATTCTGATACATTATCTCTGGCAGTTTGCTAAAGATTCTGGCAAACATGTTGAAGAGAGAAAGTTGAGAGTTATCCTTGTTAGCTCACCTCAGTCCCCTGTTCTTGCACCTGTTAACGGAGTTGCAAATCAAGATTTGTCACATGATATCCCACAAAATGATAAAGTACCCAGTGGGGTTGATAATCTCCCCCCATTTCACAAGGTACAACAACAGTCTCAAAGAAATTACGattagataattttttttttggcagatGGTTTCAACAGTTCATCTGCCAAATTCTATTTGGTGCCAATCTATTTCAGGTCCCTTATATGCTGTCAGGATAACTCAATATCTTCTATGTTCACTTTGATCTATTATGCGATACAATGCAGGAACCAGATGGGTTAAAAAATGCAAAACCAACGGAGGACTCGAGGATAACTAGTGATGCAGATTCCATATTGTCTGATGGTGCGAATGAGCTGGTAATAGCCAAACGTATTGATTCCAGCGAAGTAAAAAATTTGGAGGAAATGATGTTCCCTAAAAATGAAATGGAAGATGACCTAAAGAAAGAGTCCGAGGAGCTGAAGTCAAAAATTGATGTTGTGGGATCAAAGCTCGTCGAGGTGGGTCTTTAGACTTTGACCTTGGGTTTGAAAGGGGGtacttttcctcttttttttttagggaaataAATATTACATTTTGCAGGCTGAGCAAATTGTTGCGAAGCTAACAGAAGAGAGAATGAAGTCCATGGAAGACAAGGAAGTGGTCAAGCGAGAACTAGTGAGTTCTATATCTTGCCACTCACATTCAGGAAATTCTTGTGTTAGTTATTTTAAGCAGTGTTTGGCTTAGGATAGCTCTGTTTTTTGCTAGCTTAAATTATGACATTGGCTGAGTTGTTCGCATGACGAGCATGTAAGCTATATTAATATAAAACTATATAATTTTAGTGAGTACTGAGTAGCGTCTACTTGTCTCATGATACTTCTCTTTCAATGTTATAACTATTTAAATTCCGCTTTTAATTTAGGAGGATGGTCTCTTTTGAACAACTTCCATAAATAATGATACCAAAAAGTAATAACTCCCCTCTATGCCTtggttttgaaagatattttcACAATATCGTTCACGTAGGATTGAGGGAGGGACTACTTTTTCCATTCGGCACAATTGCACTACAGAAAACTGCTAATACCATTTGTAGTTCTATCAAAAAGGCGTGCTAATGACATTAGTTCTTTATAATTAAAGAGTAGAAACACTAATAATCAGAGGACAGCTCAAAGCATATCCACGGTCCCGATTTCCTTTGTCATTCAGATCTTTCTCATCCTGCATTTTGTTTGTGATCTCCACAATTTGTTTCTTCTTTTGTTTACCTTTTGTTACTTGATTTGTTTTAACTCCTGGTAGCGAGTGTAGAGGCATTAGCTGTTTACATAAAGAACTGCTAATGGGATAGGTGGTTGTCTGTTGTGACAAAAGAAAAGAATGCAGTTCTCTATGTGGATGGCACTGTGGGTATTATGCTCAAAACCAAAGCATAAAGAAACTTTTGTTTTTGCATTATCTTGGGAAATTGTTCTACTTTTTTGGATTTAGGAGTTTTTGTATTAAATTATGTGGAAAGGAGGGATGTAGTCCAAGTAACATAGGAGGAGGGAATGGAAGGCAAAATCACACTTTACTTATGGGTAAATGATTTTGGTTTTCGTAATTAGTGCCATTATTCCATATCACATAGATTTACGTATTATGTGGGAAATGATGTGCATAATCATCATTACACAATTTTAATTGTTACTGCATTTTGCAGGCACTGGTGAAGCGGAAGCTTGGTGGAAAGACAGTTCATATGGGTTTTCCTCTGCTGTATATATGTATGGTGGCACTTATCTCTCTGTCAGTGGGATATCTGATGCAGTAGGTGGCTGAATATGATTTCAGCTATAAAGGTTTGTTCTTTACTATATagttggaatttttgttgatgtcggttGCTATGAGGCAGTGTTTGATGGTAATTGTAAATGGGAGTTGAGGCATCTATTAAAACATCAGTAATTGAAGAGAATATAGCAAGAGAAAAAAGCGAGAATTCCATTATTTTTCCTGACACAATATTTGTGTTAATTTACACAACTGTACATTTTATTCTTGGGTGGGATACATGTACACAACCATTAGTACGACTCGGAGATTGTACAATTTTATTAGTATTAGTATGATTCTTTTTAATTGTACACTTTGACAAAAAGATTGGTTACATCAATTCACTCTTTATGATACCTGATTATTAAGTCTTTATCTCAATAATGGATCAATATCCTATTTATGTTTCGTTTTGGTATCCAATTAGTTTGACCAGTAAATCTATCGTCCCCACCCGAGTATCACATCATTTCCTATGTGATATTGAGAATTTTAAAGAAGATAAAAAGTGGAACAATTACTTTTATACGTTTGAATTTGTTTGTAATATGTCATAATATGAATAAAGGCGAGacacttgagtttgtttgaatttttttttgttatggaaGTTACTTTTTTTCATTATGTTCGGTAAATAAGAAAAACTAGGTGGGTGTTGGTGCGGATATGGAGCGGGGATGTATACCCAGACAGGTGGTGGGGTTGGGATGAATTTTAGCTTATACTCGTTGGGGCGTGGatgaatctatactaatatattaaaaggcgttgtggaaaatgtatatgtgtcacgtagtactCTCCTCACGCCACATTCGAACACCAGACCTCAAGTGTGGatgataattctcattaccatcttaaccaactaccaATTGTGGTTCatatcttcacattaatttataaataaatgttcacatgaaatctaaaacaaataaatttttaaatgactttttaatttctatggactattttgaaaagaagaaaaattaaagcattatgacaaccatgaagaaacatgatgtcataagttTCATAAGAATCAACTATAGGATTGCCTTACATAGCTgtatatatatctaatttggtgtttataaaTTTGACGCACTTAGTTCcacgagaaaacaaattatacacattgtaagatgatatgattgaaaacttacttgccatgataaatgacttagcgtgtctgtgtagttgatgaacttaacggatatttttcattctatagaagacaagtattttggtcaaatattgatctcaagaaaaatctaaaactttagttattcaatgtagcatccggggcatcgcccgggccacatACTAGTTTTAGTTTATACCCGGTGGGGGCGGGGATGGAGATGAGTTTTGTACTTGACATGGTTGatgggcggggatggggatggaaatTTTACGTGGGGATTGGGATGGAGGGAGCtacccattgacatccctacccCTCATCCGTAATTAGTACCCCTCATCCTTCCCGGGTGTacaatgctcactgtgcaccctgtttttaaatgaacatatagttcaaatacttcaagaacatatagccaatgaacatatagttgaaatttatagaacatatagtttaaatatttcactagtacatgtacattgaaatcattctcaatgttctttagattttcaataaatgttcaacagggtgcacaatgaacactgtgcacccgggtgtataatccaaattgcgggAGATCCCTCAAATGAGAAGGATGAGgggtagggatgtcaatgggttTGGAAATTTTACTTAAGACCCATTGATATCAACTCCatctcctccgttgccaccgcCATTGGCCAAGATCCTCCATATGACACGGCTCGATTATTCCAATCCCCACTTACCTACACTTTCTCGCTTCCCCCGGGCCCTAAATTCCTCCGCTTATATTTTACATGTTCTACTTCATACAACACTATCCAACCTTTTCAATTCTTTATTTCTCTACAAGCAAACCAATTCAACCTGTTAAAAAACTTTAGCCCTTTTCTTAACACTCCCGATGACAACTCACAAATTATTAAATACGAGTTCCACCTCACTGTTGAAAACCATCTCAACTTGACCTTTACTCCAGGAGATGGTGCTAATTATAACAATAGCTCTGGTTTTATAAATGCCATCGAAATAGTGCCTATTCCTGACGGCCTTTATATTAATCTAACCAAATACTTGGATTATATCAGTAATCCTGAGATTGGATACATTCCTCAGAATCCCACCGCGTTGCAAACTGCTTACCGTTTGAACGTTGGTGGTGCAACCATTCCCTCCAATGAAGATTCCGGAAGCATGTGGCGCACGTGGTACTACGACCTTAACTACATGGCTAAAAGGTTTACAGGAAAGGAAGGTGGGATTAAATATGGTACCACTCCAAAACTCAATTACACGGTGATCCCTGCTTACGTAGCACCGGCGTTGGTGTATGCTTCGGTGAGGATGATTGGGGATGACTCCGTGGAAGTTAGATTGAGGAATAATCTAACCTGGATATTTCAGGTAGACCCAAGGTTCGATTACTTAATGAGGCTCCATCTTTGTGAAATGAATACAGATATAACACCAAGTGTACAGAAAGCGTTCGATGTGTACATTGATAACCAGATGGCGATTTCAGGAGTCGATGTTTGGGCGATTTCAGGAGGTTTGGGGGTTCCAATCTATCTTCAAACTGTTATACGAGTTTATGGTGACAGtaatggaaccaaggttccgtTAAGGCTCGATCTCCATCCTAGGAATACAGGGTAAGTAACTTCCATTTTATTGTGTTGAACCAGTTTGGTAGAAGGTAAACATTATATTCGATCCATACCTTATTCTGCTACTTGATGCTGTATGTTTTCACTTTTCAGTGAAGCAGATGTACTGTTGAATGGTTTGGAGATCCTAAAGTTTAGCGAATTCACTGGAAGCTACTCATATCTTGCGGCACCTAATCCACCACAAGGTCCACAAATGCCTACCTCTCCAACAATATTTCATGGAAAAGGATCAAGACACCATTTGCTTCCACCGATAATAGGTGGCGCAATTTTTGTTTCCCTTTTCGTTTTAGGTTGCCTTGTATATAAAAGGCGGGAAAACCAAAAGGATATGTTTAAGATGAAAAAAATGGACACAAACACCTCCAGCAAGGAGAAGTGGGCCCCTACTTCAGTAGGATCGACAGCTAGCACCATGAGTTCATCTCTGCCTTGTGATCTTTGTCGACGTTTCTCGTTCACCCAAATCAGGGTTGCAACGAGTGATTTCGACGAGAGCTTGGTTGTAGGTAGGGGTGGATTTGGTAAGGTCTACAAGGGTTCTATAGACGGTGGAAGCACCACAGTGGCTATCAAACGGCTTAACTCTACTTCCAAACAAGGAGCCCGCGAGTTTCAAACTGAGATTGAGATGCTCTCAAGATTACGACATGTGCACCTAGTGTCCTTGATCGGGTACTGTGAGGACAAGGGTGAAATGATCCTGGTTTACGAGTACATGCCTCAAGGCACCCTTCGAGATCATTTGATGTATAAGATCCCTGAAAAATTTGGTAAAAACACACCACTATCATGGAAACAACGCCTGACAATCTGTGTAGGATCAGCTCGCGGCCTACATTATCTCCACGCGGGTGCTAAACAACTGATAATCCATCGCGATGTCAAGTCTACCAATATCCTCCTTGATGACAAGTGGACAGCTAAAGTGTCGGACTTTGGCATCTCCAAGGTAGGACCTGAACAAGGTAGAGCGGGTGTGGGTTCTTTACATGTTAGCACTGCTGTGAAAGGGAGTGCTGGGTATTTAGACCCTGAATACTACCGAAGTCATCAATTGACAGAGAAGTCCGATGTGTACTCCTTTGGAGTAGTATTGTTCGAAGTCTTATGTGCTCGTGCTGTAGTGAATCGTAACCTTCCCAGTGAAGAAGCAAACTTGGCAATGTGGGCTCAAAGTCGATATAAAAAGGAGATCCTCCATACTATTGTAGACCCAAATCTAACAGGCCAGATAGCACCCGAGAGTCTAA
This genomic stretch from Spinacia oleracea cultivar Varoflay chromosome 3, BTI_SOV_V1, whole genome shotgun sequence harbors:
- the LOC110796912 gene encoding vesicle-associated protein 2-2, which encodes MSTQILEIQPRELCFTVEAKKQSSCTIQLANKSDQHVAFKVKTTSPKKYCVRPNVGIIKPNGKNDFTVTMQIQRAAPLDLQCKDKFLIQCTAVSSGTAEEAITSDLFAKDSGKHVEERKLRVILVSSPQSPVLAPVNGVANQDLSHDIPQNDKVPSGVDNLPPFHKEPDGLKNAKPTEDSRITSDADSILSDGANELVIAKRIDSSEVKNLEEMMFPKNEMEDDLKKESEELKSKIDVVGSKLVEAEQIVAKLTEERMKSMEDKEVVKRELALVKRKLGGKTVHMGFPLLYICMVALISLSVGYLMQ